In a genomic window of Nocardiopsis mwathae:
- a CDS encoding ATP-binding protein: MSNPPFPPPRLLALPSASSSPSTARTFVTSSLFALGAPQGSVEDAKLMVSEAVANAINHGRAPMHLSLTIKFASVEVEVYDSDPAPLDLPRRRADLIESGTRSDNLDDLIDAFDEEAPRNLLAESGRGLDLITHLSDGRCGWRSCPPGKVVWFSVPTPIDQAPSAIEWNVTRSSGPGELASSMGNHLTVQIGGCPR; the protein is encoded by the coding sequence ATGTCAAACCCGCCCTTCCCCCCTCCACGTCTGCTCGCTCTTCCCTCAGCTTCGAGCAGCCCCTCGACGGCCCGGACGTTCGTCACGTCGTCGCTCTTTGCATTGGGTGCGCCCCAAGGCAGCGTTGAGGACGCCAAGCTGATGGTGAGTGAAGCCGTCGCGAACGCCATCAATCACGGCCGCGCTCCCATGCACCTGTCGCTGACCATCAAGTTCGCCTCGGTCGAAGTTGAGGTGTACGACAGTGACCCGGCCCCGCTGGACCTACCGCGGCGACGGGCCGATCTCATCGAGAGCGGGACCCGCTCCGACAACCTGGACGACCTCATCGACGCCTTCGATGAGGAAGCCCCTCGCAACCTGCTCGCCGAATCCGGGCGTGGGCTCGATCTGATCACTCACCTGTCGGACGGCCGGTGCGGCTGGCGGTCCTGTCCGCCGGGGAAGGTCGTCTGGTTCAGCGTCCCGACCCCTATCGACCAGGCGCCGAGCGCGATCGAGTGGAATGTCACCCGGTCAAGCGGCCCTGGGGAGCTCGCATCATCGATGGGCAACCACCTCACCGTGCAGATCGGGGGTTGTCCCCGATGA
- a CDS encoding winged helix-turn-helix domain-containing protein codes for MSHPRKSLDPVIHSPVRFSIVAALAAVDQSDFASVRDTVEVTDSALSKQITTLENSGYIAVRKTFVGRRPRTYLALTPQGRAVFTQHLNALRQIADGKHTG; via the coding sequence ATGAGTCATCCGCGCAAGTCACTCGATCCCGTCATCCACTCGCCTGTGCGCTTCTCCATCGTCGCGGCCCTGGCAGCGGTGGACCAGTCGGACTTCGCCTCGGTACGGGACACGGTCGAGGTCACAGACTCCGCCCTGTCCAAGCAGATCACTACTTTGGAGAACTCCGGGTACATCGCGGTACGCAAGACCTTCGTCGGCAGGCGGCCCAGGACCTATCTAGCTCTCACCCCGCAGGGACGCGCGGTGTTCACCCAACATTTGAACGCCTTGCGGCAGATCGCCGACGGTAAGCACACCGGCTGA
- the tgmC gene encoding ATP-grasp peptide maturase system methyltransferase produces the protein MTHRRPCTSTLADQLVQAGEVEAGTPLAEAFAKVDRGAFVPAFALPDHTGPGVRYRLIDGRKADQHAEWASHIYADETLIIEIKGRSVTDALPEGTGTGRWTSSSTMPSLMARHLRELELAAGPRVLEIGAGSGYNTAILCELLGDERVTSIDISPHLVASATRSLASHGYRPVVAEHDGHQGYPGGAPYDRITSTTAFTHVPPAWVDQVSPGGIILVNIAGGTGGAVLRLDVAEGSAEGRFLPQWAGFMPARTHEPTERVTVDDEGEQSWTRINPNIIRDSPSAAFVAQLATTHAASVNTQADDGTPLLFMEGADGAWAEVETIPDGGRYRVDQGGPRWLWDLVEQEHQWWHAQGRPPWSAFGATVTCDGQWVWFGSPTGTRRWPLPAPDTSTNNVERRKRS, from the coding sequence TTGACACACCGCCGACCGTGCACGTCGACGCTGGCCGACCAACTCGTCCAAGCCGGGGAAGTAGAAGCAGGCACCCCGCTGGCCGAAGCCTTCGCGAAAGTCGACCGGGGCGCGTTCGTCCCCGCGTTCGCCCTGCCCGACCACACCGGCCCCGGAGTCCGCTACCGGCTCATCGACGGCCGCAAGGCCGACCAGCACGCCGAATGGGCGTCGCACATCTACGCCGACGAGACGCTGATCATCGAAATCAAAGGCCGATCGGTCACCGACGCCCTGCCCGAGGGAACCGGTACCGGTCGGTGGACAAGCTCGTCGACGATGCCCAGCCTTATGGCGCGCCACCTTCGCGAGCTGGAGTTGGCGGCCGGCCCCCGCGTTCTGGAGATCGGCGCCGGCTCCGGGTACAACACCGCGATCCTGTGCGAACTCCTGGGCGATGAGCGCGTGACCAGCATCGACATCTCCCCTCACCTGGTCGCATCCGCCACCCGCAGCCTGGCGTCGCACGGCTATCGCCCCGTCGTGGCCGAACACGATGGGCACCAGGGATACCCGGGCGGCGCCCCCTACGACCGCATCACGTCAACGACCGCGTTCACCCACGTTCCCCCCGCGTGGGTCGACCAAGTATCGCCGGGCGGGATCATCCTGGTGAACATCGCGGGCGGAACCGGCGGCGCCGTACTCCGCCTGGACGTCGCCGAGGGCAGCGCTGAGGGCCGGTTCCTCCCCCAGTGGGCCGGATTCATGCCCGCACGCACCCACGAGCCGACCGAGCGCGTCACTGTCGACGACGAGGGCGAACAGTCCTGGACCCGCATCAACCCGAACATCATCCGCGACAGCCCATCAGCGGCGTTCGTCGCGCAGCTCGCTACCACGCATGCCGCCTCCGTGAACACGCAGGCCGACGACGGAACACCCCTGCTGTTCATGGAAGGTGCCGACGGGGCGTGGGCAGAAGTCGAGACCATCCCTGACGGAGGGCGGTACCGGGTCGACCAGGGCGGACCTCGTTGGCTGTGGGACCTGGTAGAGCAGGAACACCAGTGGTGGCACGCCCAGGGGCGCCCGCCATGGAGCGCCTTCGGCGCAACGGTCACCTGCGATGGCCAATGGGTGTGGTTCGGGTCGCCGACCGGCACCCGCCGCTGGCCACTCCCCGCCCCCGACACATCGACGAACAACGTCGAGCGAAGGAAACGATCTTGA
- a CDS encoding DUF397 domain-containing protein: MSYKTPDDLVFRKSTHSNPGECVEVAPLPCGGQAVRDSKRPTALIQRFPAAEWSKFLDTIKSGEFDV, encoded by the coding sequence ATGAGCTACAAGACACCCGATGACCTGGTGTTTCGAAAGAGCACGCACTCCAACCCCGGTGAGTGCGTCGAAGTGGCCCCTCTGCCCTGCGGTGGCCAGGCTGTCCGTGACTCCAAGCGCCCGACGGCGCTGATCCAGCGCTTCCCCGCAGCCGAGTGGTCCAAGTTCCTGGACACGATCAAGTCAGGCGAGTTCGACGTCTGA
- a CDS encoding aminotransferase class III-fold pyridoxal phosphate-dependent enzyme has translation MSAERLPLPSRRSLRSSQQTSAARKGKGPALAGAAGARLLDATAADDTAIFGYGWGRQVIDHLSADLLLPQLPEGWASTATCKLAATLAAFMGCETGMLAESGAAARQAALAMASHGAQARRLVPGTVLHIRGFDGLHARLRVTTAQGDIRATTTVSASGTPEEWIVTIEKMVHRSPDHISALCLQPPVSRTLPTEFLMDVRNICDDLGLAWVWDESQIGLGRTGRVYCLHHAANARIRPDFLVLGDSLAAGYTPIGAIVTRYSPDRRTSTYIPQLPSPLAASIAVYTVYSLIHHGTLDAIDAWGASLSDRLREGLENTGNAVRQLGLGVVVELQGAGRRYADSPAAAVVHRASNTGLRLSATSDLSSLLLTPPFNCRADEYGLIAARTVQAIRGSSPQL, from the coding sequence ATGAGCGCGGAACGCCTGCCCCTACCTTCCCGCCGCAGTCTGCGCAGCAGCCAGCAGACGAGCGCCGCTCGTAAGGGCAAAGGGCCGGCTCTGGCCGGAGCCGCAGGAGCGCGCCTGCTGGACGCAACAGCCGCCGACGACACCGCGATCTTCGGTTACGGGTGGGGGCGGCAGGTGATCGACCACCTGAGCGCGGATCTCCTCCTGCCTCAGCTACCTGAAGGCTGGGCCTCGACCGCTACCTGCAAGCTCGCCGCTACCCTGGCCGCCTTCATGGGCTGCGAGACGGGGATGCTCGCCGAAAGCGGCGCCGCCGCTCGCCAGGCGGCACTGGCCATGGCATCCCACGGCGCTCAGGCTCGCCGCCTCGTACCCGGCACGGTGCTCCATATACGCGGCTTCGACGGATTGCACGCACGATTGCGGGTCACGACGGCTCAGGGAGACATCCGCGCAACGACGACGGTCAGCGCATCCGGCACGCCTGAGGAGTGGATTGTGACCATCGAGAAGATGGTCCACCGGTCGCCCGACCACATCTCCGCTCTCTGCCTGCAACCTCCCGTAAGCCGCACTCTTCCGACAGAGTTCCTGATGGACGTTCGGAACATCTGCGATGACCTCGGCCTGGCCTGGGTCTGGGACGAATCGCAGATCGGACTCGGGCGAACCGGGCGTGTCTACTGCCTGCACCACGCGGCCAACGCCCGGATCAGGCCTGACTTCCTCGTTCTCGGGGACAGCCTGGCTGCCGGTTACACCCCGATCGGCGCCATCGTCACGCGGTACAGCCCTGACCGACGCACGTCGACCTACATCCCGCAGCTCCCGTCGCCACTGGCGGCGTCCATCGCCGTGTACACCGTATATTCGCTCATCCATCACGGGACGCTCGACGCCATTGACGCGTGGGGCGCGAGCCTGTCCGACCGGCTTCGTGAGGGGCTGGAGAACACTGGAAACGCCGTGCGTCAGCTCGGCCTTGGTGTGGTCGTCGAGCTTCAGGGTGCGGGGCGGCGCTATGCGGATTCTCCCGCTGCCGCAGTCGTCCATCGCGCGTCCAACACAGGACTGCGTCTTTCAGCGACATCCGACCTCTCATCTCTGCTCCTCACCCCGCCCTTCAACTGCCGCGCGGATGAGTACGGACTCATCGCGGCACGCACAGTGCAAGCTATCCGGGGCTCGTCACCGCAATTGTGA
- a CDS encoding helix-turn-helix domain-containing protein has protein sequence MATKYSPTVGKRRLSRELRRLRKDQGLTLKDVARELDCSHGKIANLETGNWMRISLTDIRAMLDLYKVTDPKRRGAIETLVRQARERGWWEKYSPYLPAAYVGFENEASAISTYQCDVVPGLLQTADYTRALVARALGDDQTEVERLVESRQRRKKIFERTEPPKLWAILDESALLHIPDRAVFREQVQHLVRLATEVKTITIQVVPIAAGLHSGLGNRFVILDYEDELDLSVIYLELHGQALYIEEKPRVADYRDLFNLIQLDALHPSESIPYLRSMLEKPE, from the coding sequence ATGGCCACCAAATACAGTCCGACCGTGGGTAAACGCCGCCTGTCGCGTGAGTTGCGCAGGTTGAGGAAGGACCAGGGTCTGACCCTGAAGGACGTTGCACGAGAGCTGGACTGCTCGCACGGCAAGATTGCGAACCTTGAGACCGGCAACTGGATGCGGATCAGCCTCACTGACATTCGCGCCATGCTGGATCTCTACAAGGTGACTGACCCAAAGCGTCGAGGGGCGATCGAGACCCTGGTGCGTCAGGCCCGCGAACGAGGCTGGTGGGAGAAGTACAGCCCGTACCTGCCGGCTGCCTATGTGGGCTTCGAGAACGAAGCGTCTGCGATCAGCACTTACCAGTGCGACGTGGTTCCGGGGCTTCTACAGACGGCGGACTACACACGCGCGCTCGTCGCGAGGGCGCTGGGCGATGATCAGACTGAAGTCGAACGCTTGGTCGAGAGTCGTCAGCGTCGCAAGAAGATCTTTGAGCGTACGGAACCTCCGAAGCTCTGGGCCATCCTTGATGAATCGGCGCTGCTGCATATCCCGGATCGAGCGGTGTTCCGTGAGCAGGTGCAACACCTCGTGCGTCTCGCCACAGAGGTCAAGACCATCACGATCCAGGTCGTGCCCATAGCGGCTGGTCTGCACAGTGGCCTTGGGAACCGGTTCGTCATACTCGATTACGAGGACGAACTCGACTTGTCAGTGATCTACCTTGAGCTGCACGGCCAAGCTCTGTACATCGAAGAGAAGCCCAGAGTGGCCGACTACCGGGATCTCTTCAACCTCATACAGCTGGACGCGCTTCACCCCAGCGAAAGCATCCCCTACCTGCGCTCCATGCTTGAGAAACCGGAATAG
- a CDS encoding Scr1 family TA system antitoxin-like transcriptional regulator — protein sequence MADRYSPTVRRRRLSAELKRLREESKLTAEQVGDRLGWSRGRLTNMELNKWKRPDPVIVRALANLYGCSEDVTEALVTLARQSREKGWWTRYDDVLTDAYVGFEAEAAVISTYQSMVVHGLLQTPEYAAASARAGQSRSPQVIDRIVQARKERQEILDRDDAPKLWCVLDEAVFLRPAGSKEVMSDQIRSLLEIVEREDHIKIQLLPLDQGLHQGTAGSFTILDFPEPMDPSIVYIEVRTDGLYLDEPDEVEVHREAWDDIRMKAMHPDASAERLALILKKYE from the coding sequence GTGGCGGACAGGTACAGTCCGACAGTCAGGCGGCGTCGGCTGTCTGCCGAATTGAAAAGATTGCGTGAGGAGTCCAAGCTCACTGCAGAGCAGGTCGGTGACCGTTTGGGGTGGTCGCGCGGGCGGCTGACCAACATGGAGCTCAACAAGTGGAAGCGCCCCGACCCTGTCATCGTCCGAGCGCTCGCCAACCTCTACGGCTGCTCCGAGGACGTCACCGAAGCGCTCGTGACACTGGCCCGTCAGTCACGGGAGAAGGGCTGGTGGACGCGCTACGACGATGTCCTCACGGACGCTTACGTCGGGTTCGAGGCTGAAGCTGCGGTGATCTCCACGTACCAGTCGATGGTGGTCCATGGCTTGCTGCAGACCCCCGAGTACGCGGCTGCATCGGCGAGAGCGGGTCAGTCCCGTTCCCCTCAGGTCATCGATCGCATCGTCCAAGCACGCAAAGAGCGTCAGGAGATTCTTGATCGAGACGACGCGCCGAAGCTCTGGTGCGTGCTCGACGAGGCGGTCTTCCTTCGTCCTGCGGGCAGTAAGGAGGTCATGAGCGACCAGATCCGCAGTCTGCTGGAGATCGTCGAGCGCGAGGACCACATCAAGATCCAGTTGCTCCCGCTCGACCAGGGGCTCCATCAGGGCACGGCTGGGAGCTTCACCATCCTCGACTTTCCCGAACCCATGGACCCGTCCATCGTTTACATCGAGGTCCGGACCGATGGACTCTACCTGGACGAACCCGACGAGGTGGAGGTCCACCGAGAGGCGTGGGACGACATCAGAATGAAGGCCATGCACCCCGATGCCTCTGCTGAACGACTGGCGCTGATCCTGAAGAAGTACGAGTAG
- a CDS encoding DUF397 domain-containing protein, producing the protein MPHDLYRIDLSRAEWVKPCGGNSDDNGDEESCVLLAGSGGMVAIRDSKSPQAEPLRFTKAEMDAFVRFYARENGIVI; encoded by the coding sequence GTGCCGCACGACCTCTATCGCATCGATCTGAGCCGCGCTGAGTGGGTCAAGCCCTGCGGAGGCAACAGCGACGACAACGGGGATGAGGAGTCCTGCGTCCTGCTGGCCGGTTCTGGCGGTATGGTCGCGATCCGCGACTCCAAGAGCCCGCAGGCCGAGCCCCTTCGCTTTACGAAGGCGGAGATGGATGCGTTCGTCCGTTTCTACGCCCGTGAGAACGGCATCGTGATCTAG
- a CDS encoding DUF418 domain-containing protein, with protein MPPAQTTAAPPSPAARALPAARRSLAPDLARGVMLLVIAAAHAHLFALMATGTDATLFGTWDRIATGTMTLFADLRGYPMFAALFGYGMAQIHRRRSEQGREWPWTRKLLRRRGLWMIAFGAVHVALLFFGDILAVYGLLALVFVGALRLSDRALLGSAAAALLAASAFVFTITFAAGGVPQLPEKPQGLLGELALRLSMWPFMIILMTAATLFPFLIGIWAARRRLLERPEQHLPLLRRTAPAGIAVAVLGAIPQALIKTGVWTDVSAAVGAGAATLHQITGFAGGLGYAALIGLVAVRIAGRPGPIATALAALGQRSLTFYLLQSVAWAVLFASYGLDLRVSTAAGVAIGAAVWLVTVVLAELMRRADMRGPAERALRRLTYGTTAAHGRAD; from the coding sequence ATGCCCCCCGCACAGACGACGGCCGCGCCTCCCTCCCCCGCGGCCCGCGCGCTCCCCGCAGCGCGGCGCTCCCTCGCCCCCGACCTCGCCCGCGGGGTCATGCTGCTGGTCATCGCCGCCGCGCACGCGCACCTGTTCGCCCTGATGGCCACCGGAACCGACGCCACCCTCTTCGGCACCTGGGACCGGATCGCCACCGGGACCATGACGCTCTTCGCCGACCTGCGCGGATACCCCATGTTCGCCGCGCTGTTCGGCTACGGGATGGCCCAGATCCACCGGCGGAGAAGCGAACAGGGCCGGGAGTGGCCGTGGACCCGCAAGCTGCTGCGCCGCCGGGGGCTGTGGATGATCGCCTTCGGCGCGGTGCACGTCGCACTGCTCTTCTTCGGCGACATCCTCGCCGTCTACGGCCTACTCGCCCTCGTCTTCGTCGGCGCCCTGCGGCTGTCGGACCGTGCCCTGCTCGGCTCCGCGGCGGCCGCACTCCTGGCCGCCTCGGCCTTCGTGTTCACGATCACCTTCGCCGCCGGCGGGGTGCCGCAACTACCCGAGAAGCCCCAGGGGCTCCTCGGCGAGCTCGCCCTCCGGCTGTCCATGTGGCCGTTCATGATCATCCTGATGACCGCGGCCACACTGTTCCCGTTCCTCATCGGGATCTGGGCCGCGCGCCGCCGCCTGCTGGAGCGGCCCGAGCAGCACCTGCCGCTGCTGCGCCGTACCGCGCCGGCCGGAATCGCCGTGGCCGTGCTCGGCGCCATCCCCCAGGCCCTGATCAAGACGGGGGTCTGGACCGATGTCTCCGCGGCCGTCGGCGCGGGTGCGGCGACCCTGCACCAGATCACCGGGTTCGCGGGCGGGCTCGGCTACGCCGCCCTCATCGGCCTGGTCGCCGTCCGGATCGCAGGCCGTCCCGGCCCGATCGCCACCGCCCTGGCGGCGCTCGGGCAGCGGTCGCTCACCTTCTACCTGTTGCAGTCCGTCGCCTGGGCGGTCCTGTTCGCCTCCTACGGCCTGGACCTGCGGGTGTCGACCGCGGCGGGGGTGGCCATCGGTGCGGCGGTGTGGCTGGTGACCGTCGTGCTGGCCGAGCTCATGCGCCGCGCGGACATGCGCGGCCCGGCCGAGCGGGCACTGCGCCGCCTCACCTACGGCACGACCGCCGCCCACGGGCGGGCGGACTGA
- a CDS encoding DUF397 domain-containing protein: MYQTPKFRKSSYSATANDCVEVADFPRGAAVRDSKHPALGHIAFPASEWHAFLSNVKAGRL, translated from the coding sequence GTGTACCAGACCCCGAAGTTCCGCAAATCAAGCTACAGCGCGACCGCGAACGACTGCGTCGAGGTCGCCGACTTCCCCCGAGGTGCGGCCGTGCGCGACTCAAAGCACCCTGCACTTGGCCACATCGCGTTTCCCGCGAGCGAGTGGCACGCCTTCCTCTCCAACGTGAAGGCCGGCCGACTCTAG
- the dnaE gene encoding DNA polymerase III subunit alpha: MADSFVHLHVHTEYSMLDGAAKLKPLFAEAANQGMPAVAMTDHGNMFGAYEFHQQSQGSGVKPIIGIEAYVAPESRFHKKRVSWGRAGGTDDAAAEGAKDISGGGRFLHMTMLAENETGLRNLFKLSSLASLEGYYMKPRMDLELMAQHSEGIIVSTGCPSGGVQTRLRLGQEQEAIAYAAKLQDIFGRENVFLELMDHGVDIEKEVRDGLLKVGRELSIPPLVTNDSHYVYESQAAAHDALLAVGVGKNLDDPTRFRFNGAGYYLKTADEMRGILDFDQWAQGCKNTLLIAERVAPDAYDNVFASRDLSPKFPVPEGESQLSWLKKEVERGIPSRFPDGAGEDVRQRIEYELGIIESMGFPAYFLVVADICQYARKNGIALGPGRGSATGSMVAYVLGITDLDPIEHSLIFERFLNPERVTMPDVDLDFDERRRGEMIEYVTRMYGEENTAQILTFGTIKAKAAVKDSTRILGFPYSLGDQITKAFPAAVNGKEIPLDAVYNEDHERYPETTELRQLIEKDSQVQKVMETARGIEGLTRGTGVHAAGVILSEVPLLDVIPLHKRDTDGAIITGFPFPQCEEMGLLKMDFLGLRNLTVIDDAVKNVKVAEGIDIDLTTLPLDDEKTYKLLSRGDTLGVFQLDGGAMRNLLKRMEPKKFGDIAAVLALYRPGPMAANAHNDYADRSNGRQEITPIHPELEEALEPILGETFHLLVYQEQVMAIAQQLAGYSLGGADLMRRAMGKKKKEALEKEEVKFFEGAKARGFSQEAVQALWDVMLPFSGYAFNKSHTAGYGLVSYWTAYLKANHPASYMAALLTSVGDDKDKMAVYLAECRAQGIKVLPPDVNESGLRFTPVGKDIRFGMGAVRNVGANVVHSITTTRAEKGKFSSFTDFLSKIELAACNKRVVESLIKAGGFDSLGQPRQELYRHHETAVDGMISSKKQEANGQFDLFGGGDDDSGESTPIGLNINWGDEEWDRKTKLAFEREMLGLYVSSHPLSGAERILARSRDTAIADIVAGERGGDRGEVRIAGLISKVDKRFNKAGNQWAIATVEDLDASMEVLFFPKTFPLYMDALMEDTAVTVKGRLNERDGTWSMFASEMSILDISHVSEGPPPMLLTVQEKRLTPELVEELKQVLRAHRGETPLTIRVDHPVKSRVFEIPGYPIQVGPEFSGDVKSLLGPDAITY; the protein is encoded by the coding sequence ATGGCCGATTCCTTCGTCCACCTGCATGTTCACACCGAGTACTCGATGCTCGACGGGGCGGCGAAGCTCAAGCCGCTGTTCGCGGAGGCGGCGAATCAGGGCATGCCTGCGGTGGCGATGACCGACCACGGCAACATGTTCGGGGCCTACGAGTTCCACCAGCAGTCCCAGGGCAGCGGAGTCAAGCCGATCATCGGCATCGAGGCCTACGTCGCGCCCGAGTCGCGGTTCCACAAGAAGCGCGTCTCCTGGGGGCGCGCCGGTGGCACGGACGATGCCGCCGCCGAGGGCGCCAAGGACATCTCCGGTGGCGGACGTTTCCTGCACATGACCATGCTCGCGGAGAACGAGACCGGCCTGCGCAACCTCTTCAAGCTCTCCTCGCTCGCATCGCTTGAGGGCTACTACATGAAGCCCCGGATGGACCTTGAGCTGATGGCGCAGCACAGCGAGGGCATCATCGTCAGCACCGGCTGCCCCTCAGGCGGCGTGCAGACGCGGCTCCGCCTCGGCCAGGAGCAGGAGGCGATCGCCTACGCCGCCAAGCTGCAGGACATCTTCGGCCGGGAGAACGTCTTCCTGGAGCTGATGGACCACGGCGTCGACATCGAGAAGGAAGTGCGCGACGGTCTTCTCAAGGTCGGTAGAGAACTCTCGATCCCGCCGCTGGTCACCAACGACTCGCACTACGTGTACGAGAGCCAGGCCGCAGCGCACGACGCGCTGCTGGCCGTCGGCGTCGGCAAGAACCTCGACGACCCCACCCGGTTCCGGTTCAACGGCGCCGGCTACTACCTCAAGACCGCCGACGAGATGCGCGGCATCCTCGACTTCGACCAGTGGGCCCAGGGCTGCAAGAACACGCTCCTCATCGCCGAACGTGTCGCCCCCGACGCCTACGACAACGTCTTCGCCTCCCGGGACCTCTCGCCGAAGTTCCCGGTCCCCGAAGGGGAAAGCCAGCTCTCCTGGCTGAAGAAGGAAGTCGAGCGGGGCATCCCTTCGCGCTTCCCCGACGGAGCCGGCGAGGACGTGCGCCAGCGCATCGAGTACGAACTCGGCATCATCGAGTCCATGGGCTTCCCGGCCTACTTCCTCGTCGTCGCCGACATCTGCCAGTACGCGCGGAAGAACGGCATCGCCCTCGGCCCGGGCCGAGGCTCGGCGACCGGGTCGATGGTCGCCTACGTCCTGGGCATCACCGACCTCGACCCGATCGAGCACAGCCTCATCTTCGAGCGGTTCCTCAACCCCGAACGTGTCACCATGCCCGATGTCGACCTGGACTTCGACGAGCGTCGGCGCGGCGAGATGATCGAGTACGTCACCCGCATGTACGGGGAAGAGAACACGGCCCAGATCCTGACCTTCGGCACCATCAAGGCCAAGGCCGCGGTGAAGGACTCGACCCGGATCCTCGGCTTCCCCTACTCCCTGGGCGACCAGATCACCAAGGCCTTCCCCGCGGCCGTCAACGGCAAGGAGATTCCGCTCGACGCCGTCTACAACGAGGACCACGAGCGGTACCCGGAGACCACCGAGCTGCGCCAGCTGATCGAGAAGGACTCGCAGGTCCAGAAGGTCATGGAGACCGCGCGCGGTATCGAGGGCCTGACCCGCGGCACCGGTGTCCACGCGGCGGGTGTCATCCTGTCCGAAGTGCCGCTCCTCGACGTCATCCCGCTGCACAAGCGTGACACCGACGGCGCCATCATCACCGGCTTCCCGTTCCCTCAGTGCGAGGAGATGGGCCTGCTCAAGATGGACTTCCTCGGCCTGCGGAACCTCACCGTCATCGACGACGCGGTGAAGAACGTCAAGGTGGCCGAGGGGATCGACATCGATCTGACGACGCTCCCCCTCGATGACGAGAAGACCTACAAGCTGCTGTCGCGGGGTGACACCCTCGGCGTCTTCCAGCTCGACGGCGGCGCGATGCGCAACCTGCTGAAGCGGATGGAGCCGAAGAAGTTCGGTGACATCGCCGCTGTGCTCGCGCTGTACCGCCCCGGCCCGATGGCGGCGAACGCCCACAACGACTACGCCGACCGGTCGAACGGGCGGCAGGAGATCACGCCGATCCACCCGGAGCTCGAAGAGGCCCTGGAACCGATCCTCGGCGAAACCTTCCACCTGCTCGTCTACCAGGAGCAGGTCATGGCCATCGCCCAGCAGCTGGCCGGATACAGCCTGGGCGGCGCCGACCTGATGCGCCGGGCCATGGGCAAGAAGAAGAAGGAGGCCCTCGAAAAGGAAGAGGTCAAGTTCTTCGAGGGAGCCAAGGCGCGCGGATTCTCACAGGAGGCCGTCCAGGCCCTGTGGGACGTCATGCTGCCCTTCTCCGGCTACGCGTTCAACAAGTCGCACACCGCCGGGTACGGTCTGGTCTCCTACTGGACCGCCTACCTCAAGGCCAACCACCCGGCCTCCTACATGGCGGCCCTTCTCACGTCCGTCGGTGACGACAAGGACAAGATGGCCGTCTACCTGGCCGAGTGCCGTGCCCAGGGCATCAAGGTGCTGCCTCCGGATGTCAACGAGTCGGGTCTGCGGTTCACTCCGGTCGGCAAGGACATCCGCTTCGGTATGGGGGCGGTGCGCAACGTCGGTGCCAACGTCGTCCACTCCATCACCACGACCCGCGCGGAGAAGGGCAAGTTCAGCTCCTTCACCGACTTCCTGTCCAAGATCGAGCTGGCGGCCTGCAACAAGCGCGTCGTCGAATCGCTGATCAAGGCGGGCGGCTTCGACTCGCTCGGCCAGCCGCGCCAGGAGCTCTACCGCCACCACGAGACCGCGGTCGACGGGATGATCAGCTCCAAGAAGCAGGAGGCCAACGGCCAGTTCGACCTGTTCGGCGGCGGGGACGACGACTCCGGCGAGTCCACGCCGATCGGGTTGAACATCAACTGGGGCGACGAGGAGTGGGACCGCAAGACCAAGCTGGCCTTCGAGCGGGAGATGCTGGGGTTGTATGTCTCCAGCCACCCGCTGTCGGGTGCCGAGCGCATCCTGGCCCGGTCCCGCGACACCGCCATCGCCGACATCGTGGCCGGTGAGCGCGGTGGCGACCGCGGCGAGGTGCGCATCGCCGGCCTGATCTCCAAGGTCGACAAGCGCTTCAACAAGGCGGGCAACCAGTGGGCCATCGCCACGGTCGAGGACCTGGACGCCAGCATGGAGGTCCTGTTCTTCCCCAAGACCTTCCCGCTGTACATGGACGCGCTGATGGAGGACACGGCCGTCACGGTCAAGGGCCGCCTGAACGAGCGCGACGGCACGTGGTCGATGTTCGCCTCGGAGATGTCGATCCTGGACATCTCACACGTGTCGGAGGGCCCGCCGCCGATGCTGCTGACGGTGCAGGAGAAGCGGCTCACCCCGGAGCTGGTGGAGGAGCTGAAGCAGGTGCTCAGGGCCCACCGCGGCGAGACCCCGCTGACGATCCGGGTCGACCACCCGGTCAAGAGCCGGGTCTTCGAGATCCCGGGCTACCCGATCCAGGTCGGCCCGGAGTTCTCGGGTGACGTCAAGTCCCTGCTGGGGCCGGACGCGATCACCTACTGA